The following are encoded in a window of Pseudomonas sp. JQ170C genomic DNA:
- a CDS encoding M16 family metallopeptidase, with amino-acid sequence MSDHSAPRYTLIGLGVLVLVGAVAFFLAKPVQSDNAAQPAPSTAAKPANTLQTLAELDGKAPSRRQLNIQTWNTTEGAKVLFVEARELPMFDLRLTFAAGSSQDGDTPGLATLTNAMLNEGVAGKDVTAIAEGFEGLGADFGNGAYRDMAVATLRSLSAADKREPALKLFAEVVGEPTFPPDALERIKNQLQAGFEYQKQNPGKQASIALFERLYGTHPYAHPSDGTAKSIPPITLEQLRAFHAKAYTAGNAVIALVGDLSRSEAEAIAANVSAALPKGPALAKPAQPSEPKPGTTHIDFPSKQTHLMLAQLGIDRNDPDYAALSLGNQILGGGTFGTRLMSEVREKRGLTYGVYSVFSPMQVRGPFMINLQTRAELSEGTLKLVQDILSDYLKTGPSQQELDDAKRELAGSFPLSNASNASIVGQLGAIGFYNLPLTWLEDYMQQSQALTTEQVKAALNKHLSADKMVIVTAGPSVPQKPLPPPTDKPAEQPLGVPEH; translated from the coding sequence ATGAGTGATCACAGCGCACCCCGCTACACCCTGATCGGCCTCGGTGTCCTGGTATTGGTTGGCGCCGTGGCATTCTTCCTGGCCAAGCCCGTCCAATCGGACAACGCCGCACAACCTGCGCCAAGCACCGCCGCCAAACCGGCCAACACCCTGCAGACGCTGGCCGAGCTTGACGGCAAGGCACCCAGCCGCCGCCAGCTGAACATCCAGACCTGGAACACCACCGAAGGTGCCAAGGTCCTGTTCGTCGAAGCCCGCGAGCTGCCGATGTTCGACCTGCGCCTGACCTTCGCCGCCGGCAGCAGCCAGGACGGTGACACCCCAGGACTGGCAACGCTGACCAACGCCATGCTCAACGAAGGTGTGGCCGGCAAGGACGTGACCGCCATCGCCGAAGGCTTCGAGGGCCTGGGCGCCGATTTTGGCAACGGTGCCTACCGTGACATGGCCGTGGCCACCCTGCGCAGCCTGAGCGCGGCCGACAAGCGCGAACCGGCGCTGAAGCTGTTCGCTGAAGTAGTCGGCGAGCCGACCTTCCCGCCGGATGCCCTCGAGCGCATCAAGAACCAGCTGCAGGCAGGCTTCGAGTACCAGAAGCAGAACCCCGGCAAACAGGCCAGCATCGCACTGTTCGAGCGCCTGTACGGCACCCACCCCTACGCTCACCCAAGTGACGGCACCGCCAAGAGCATTCCGCCGATCACCCTGGAGCAACTGCGCGCCTTCCACGCCAAGGCCTACACCGCCGGCAACGCGGTGATTGCCCTGGTCGGCGACCTGAGTCGCAGCGAAGCCGAAGCCATTGCCGCGAACGTCTCGGCCGCCCTGCCCAAAGGCCCGGCGCTGGCCAAGCCGGCTCAACCCAGCGAACCCAAGCCTGGCACCACGCACATCGACTTCCCGTCCAAGCAGACTCACCTGATGCTGGCCCAGCTGGGCATCGACCGTAACGATCCGGACTATGCGGCCCTGTCGCTGGGCAACCAGATCCTCGGCGGCGGTACCTTCGGTACTCGCCTGATGAGCGAAGTGCGCGAAAAACGCGGCCTGACCTACGGCGTATACTCGGTGTTCAGCCCGATGCAGGTCCGTGGCCCGTTCATGATCAACCTGCAAACCCGCGCCGAACTCAGCGAAGGCACGCTCAAGCTGGTCCAGGACATTCTCAGCGACTACCTCAAGACCGGCCCGAGCCAGCAGGAGCTCGATGATGCCAAGCGTGAACTGGCCGGCAGCTTCCCGCTGTCCAATGCCAGCAACGCCAGCATCGTCGGCCAACTGGGCGCCATCGGCTTCTACAACCTGCCGCTGACCTGGCTGGAAGACTACATGCAACAATCCCAGGCCCTGACCACCGAACAGGTCAAGGCTGCCCTGAACAAACACCTGTCTGCGGACAAGATGGTCATCGTCACCGCAGGCCCAAGCGTGCCGCAAAAGCCTTTGCCGCCGCCCACTGACAAACCCGCCGAGCAGCCGCTTGGCGTACCGGAGCATTAA
- a CDS encoding hydrolase, which translates to MSPSPSRPFKPALGLGNPHMQTLWGPLWRKSAALSRLRERLWLADGDFLDLDWHGPHEASTPLVLVLHGLTGSSSSPYVIGLQQALAGRGWASVALNWRGCSGEPNLLARSYHSGASEDLAEAIGHIRASRPQAPLYAVGYSLGGNVLLKHLGEVGSASQLEAAVAVSVPFRLDHCADRIGLGFSKVYQAHFMRAMLAYVKDKQRHFKHHDHQEGLAALERLGPLENLRTFWDFDGRVTAPLNGFADAKDYYRRASSRYFLGENRTPTLIIHSSDDPFVFSHSLPSANELPAQTTFELHARGGHVGFVDGSLRNPGYYLERRIPQWLAGN; encoded by the coding sequence ATGTCCCCTTCTCCGTCCCGCCCCTTCAAACCCGCCCTGGGACTGGGTAACCCGCATATGCAGACGCTATGGGGGCCACTGTGGCGCAAATCTGCTGCACTGAGCCGTCTACGTGAACGGCTGTGGCTCGCCGACGGCGATTTTCTTGATCTCGACTGGCACGGCCCGCACGAAGCCTCCACGCCGCTGGTACTGGTGCTGCACGGATTGACCGGGTCATCCAGCTCTCCTTATGTAATCGGTTTGCAGCAGGCCCTGGCGGGTCGCGGCTGGGCCAGCGTGGCGCTGAACTGGCGCGGCTGCTCGGGCGAGCCGAACCTGCTTGCGCGCAGCTACCACTCCGGCGCCAGCGAGGACCTTGCCGAAGCCATCGGCCACATTCGCGCCAGCCGCCCGCAAGCACCGCTGTATGCCGTGGGGTATTCGCTGGGGGGCAACGTGCTGCTCAAGCACTTGGGGGAAGTGGGCTCGGCGAGCCAGCTCGAGGCGGCGGTGGCGGTGTCGGTACCGTTTCGCCTGGACCATTGTGCCGACCGCATCGGCCTGGGGTTCTCCAAGGTGTATCAGGCGCACTTCATGCGCGCGATGCTGGCTTACGTGAAAGACAAGCAGCGGCACTTCAAGCATCACGACCACCAGGAAGGCCTGGCCGCCCTGGAGCGCCTGGGCCCGCTGGAGAACCTGCGCACGTTCTGGGATTTTGATGGCCGGGTGACGGCGCCACTCAATGGCTTTGCCGATGCCAAGGACTATTACCGCCGGGCTTCGAGCCGCTACTTTCTGGGTGAGAACCGCACGCCGACGCTGATCATTCACTCCAGTGACGACCCGTTCGTGTTCAGCCACAGCCTGCCTTCGGCCAATGAACTGCCGGCACAGACCACGTTCGAGCTGCACGCGCGCGGTGGGCATGTGGGCTTTGTCGATGGCAGCCTGCGTAATCCGGGGTATTACCTGGAGCGACGGATTCCGCAGTGGTTGGCGGGAAACTGA
- a CDS encoding M16 family metallopeptidase, producing the protein MNALARRAAGLLLSTVFLPLAAFAADPQPTHEFILDNGLKVVVREDHRAPVVVSQIWYKVGSTYESPGQTGLSHALEHMMFKGSEKLGPGEASRILRDLGAEENAFTSDDYTAYYQVLARDRLPVALELEADRMASLRLPPDEFSREIEVIKEERRLRTDDQPSAKAFELFSAMAFPASSYRTPTIGWMADLDRMKVEELRHWYESWYAPNNATLVVVGDVTAEEVKGLAQRFFGPIAKRAIPPAKLPLELAEPGLRETTLHVRTQLPSLIYGFNVPGLATAKDPRTVHALRLISALLDGGYSARLPSRLERGQELVSGASSNYNPFTRGDSLFLISATPNLQKNKTLAEVETGIWKLLDELKTTPPTAEELERVRAQVIAGLVYDRDSISSQATAIGMLETVGLSWKLIDSELDELKSVTPADIQNAARTYFTRERLSVAHVLPEETAHE; encoded by the coding sequence ATGAATGCTCTAGCCCGCCGCGCCGCTGGCCTGTTGCTCAGCACAGTTTTTCTGCCGCTCGCCGCCTTTGCCGCCGATCCGCAACCCACCCATGAGTTCATTCTCGACAACGGCCTCAAAGTAGTGGTGCGCGAGGACCACCGGGCGCCGGTGGTGGTTTCGCAGATCTGGTACAAGGTCGGCTCCACCTACGAGTCCCCGGGCCAGACCGGCCTGTCCCATGCGCTGGAACACATGATGTTCAAGGGCAGCGAGAAGCTGGGCCCCGGCGAAGCTTCGCGCATCCTGCGTGACCTGGGCGCCGAAGAGAACGCCTTCACCAGCGACGATTACACCGCCTATTACCAGGTACTGGCCCGCGACCGCCTGCCCGTCGCTCTTGAGCTAGAAGCCGACCGCATGGCCAGCCTGCGCCTGCCGCCCGACGAGTTCAGCCGCGAAATCGAGGTGATCAAGGAGGAGCGCCGCCTGCGCACCGATGACCAGCCCAGCGCGAAGGCTTTCGAGCTGTTCAGCGCCATGGCCTTCCCCGCCAGCAGCTACCGCACCCCGACCATCGGCTGGATGGCCGACCTGGACCGCATGAAGGTCGAGGAACTGCGTCACTGGTATGAGTCCTGGTATGCACCCAACAACGCCACCCTGGTGGTAGTGGGTGACGTCACCGCCGAAGAGGTCAAGGGCCTTGCCCAGCGCTTCTTCGGTCCGATTGCCAAGCGCGCGATCCCGCCGGCCAAGCTGCCGCTGGAGCTGGCCGAGCCTGGCCTGCGCGAAACCACCCTGCATGTACGCACCCAGTTGCCGAGCCTGATCTACGGCTTCAACGTCCCTGGCCTGGCCACCGCCAAGGACCCGCGCACCGTGCACGCCCTGCGCCTGATCTCGGCACTGCTGGACGGCGGCTACAGCGCCCGCCTGCCGAGCCGTCTGGAGCGCGGCCAGGAGCTGGTCTCCGGGGCCTCGTCCAATTACAACCCGTTCACCCGCGGTGACAGCCTGTTCCTGATCTCGGCCACGCCGAACCTGCAGAAGAACAAGACCCTGGCCGAAGTTGAAACCGGTATCTGGAAGCTGCTCGACGAACTCAAGACCACCCCGCCAACCGCTGAAGAACTCGAACGCGTGCGCGCCCAGGTAATTGCCGGGCTGGTTTACGACCGCGACTCCATCAGCAGCCAGGCCACCGCCATCGGCATGCTGGAAACCGTCGGTCTGTCGTGGAAGCTGATCGACAGCGAACTCGATGAACTCAAAAGCGTGACCCCGGCCGACATCCAGAACGCTGCGCGCACCTATTTCACCCGTGAACGCCTGAGCGTTGCCCACGTACTGCCCGAGGAGACCGCTCATGAGTGA
- the rsmD gene encoding 16S rRNA (guanine(966)-N(2))-methyltransferase RsmD, giving the protein MASPSAKSAKPHHGTGQLRIIAGEWRSRRLSFPDAPGLRPTPDRVRETLFNWLAPHIEGAKVLDAFAGSGALYLEALSRGAAEAVALDSNPAAIASLRQNLELLRCPRGQLIQSDAQRYLQGEPKMAFDLVFLDPPFHQELLPTTCALLEERNWLAANAWIYTESETPPSTLQLPGNWRLHREKKAGQVYYALWQRG; this is encoded by the coding sequence ATGGCCAGTCCATCTGCAAAATCGGCCAAGCCACATCACGGCACGGGTCAACTGCGCATCATCGCCGGCGAATGGCGCAGTCGTCGCCTGAGCTTCCCCGACGCCCCCGGCCTGCGCCCCACGCCAGACCGGGTACGCGAGACCCTGTTCAACTGGCTGGCGCCGCATATCGAAGGCGCCAAGGTGCTCGATGCCTTCGCCGGCAGCGGCGCCCTGTACCTTGAGGCGCTGTCCCGTGGTGCAGCCGAGGCCGTAGCCCTGGACAGCAACCCCGCTGCCATTGCCAGCCTGCGGCAGAACCTGGAGCTTTTGCGCTGCCCGCGCGGCCAGTTGATCCAGAGCGACGCCCAGCGTTACTTGCAGGGCGAGCCGAAAATGGCCTTCGACCTGGTGTTCCTCGACCCACCGTTCCACCAGGAACTGCTGCCCACCACCTGCGCCCTGCTTGAAGAGCGCAACTGGCTGGCCGCCAACGCCTGGATCTACACCGAAAGCGAAACCCCGCCCTCGACCCTGCAGCTGCCCGGCAACTGGCGCCTGCACCGGGAAAAGAAAGCCGGCCAGGTGTACTACGCACTCTGGCAACGCGGCTGA